In the genome of Thermodesulfobacteriota bacterium, the window ACAGCCACAAGCTCCTCCTCCATCCGCGCCGCGTGGCTTCCTGGCTCGATGGGGAGGACGTCTTCCCGATCTACGCCGAGTTCTCGCCTTCCGGCGCCTGCAACCACCGCTGCCGGTTCTGCGCCCTGGACTACGTAGGGTATCGGCCCCGCTTCCTGGATGCCGCCGTCCTCGCCGAGCGCCTGGCGGAGCTGGGGCGCCTCGGCTTGCGGAGCGCCATGTACGCGGGCGAGGGGGAGCCCCTGCTGCACCGGGAGATCGCCGGGATCGTCGGGGCGACGGTGGATGCCGGGATCGACGCCGCAATCACCACCAACGCCGTGCTCCTCACCCGGGAACTGGCCCGGGAGCTACTGCCTCGCCTCACCTGGCTCCGGGTGAGCCTCAACGCCGGCACGGCCGCGACCTACGCCGGGCTCCACCGCACGCGGCCCGAGGATTTCGAACGGGTGCTCGCCAACCTCGCGGCGGCCGTAGAAGAGCGTCGCCGGTCCGAGGCCGCGTGCACCCTCGGGGCCCAGATGTTGCTGCTGCCGGAAAACGCCGAGGAGGTCGTGGGGCTGGCCCGCGCCCTGGCGGCCATCGGCGCGGATTACCTGTCGGTAAAGCCATACTCCCAGCACCACTTCAGCCACACCCGAGAGTTCGAAGAGGTCGACTACGCCCGCTTCGAGGGGCTGCGCCAAGAGGTCGCGGCGGCCGCGCCCGGACCCTTCCGGGTGATCTTTCGGGAGCAAGCCGCGGCCAAGCTGGCGCCGGGCCGCGACCGGGGGTACGGGAGCTGCCTGGCGCTGCCCTTCTGGACGTACGTGGACGCGGGCGCGGATGTCTGGGCGTGCAGCGCGTTTCTCGGGGACGACCGGTTTCGCCTCGGGAACCTGGCGGAAACCACCTTCGAGGGGATCTGGCGGGGGGAAGCGC includes:
- a CDS encoding radical SAM/SPASM domain-containing protein is translated as MSADLRLDSHKLLLHPRRVASWLDGEDVFPIYAEFSPSGACNHRCRFCALDYVGYRPRFLDAAVLAERLAELGRLGLRSAMYAGEGEPLLHREIAGIVGATVDAGIDAAITTNAVLLTRELARELLPRLTWLRVSLNAGTAATYAGLHRTRPEDFERVLANLAAAVEERRRSEAACTLGAQMLLLPENAEEVVGLARALAAIGADYLSVKPYSQHHFSHTREFEEVDYARFEGLRQEVAAAAPGPFRVIFREQAAAKLAPGRDRGYGSCLALPFWTYVDAGADVWACSAFLGDDRFRLGNLAETTFEGIWRGEARRRFLRDVLPALDTTACRRGCRMDEINRYLWELTHPAPHANFI